The Stigmatella erecta genome window below encodes:
- a CDS encoding SMI1/KNR4 family protein codes for MQAGLHEVSRDHFPYPSAALEQIKAFEKRVGWKLDPDLRAFYLHCDGAELIKQRPGCPYRVLPLSEVVRARVAIRITAAPSPAASQSSWRTCCVPSATSTGWEIEAPPPCVGLNHIYAESR; via the coding sequence GTGCAGGCAGGACTTCATGAGGTTTCACGCGACCATTTCCCATATCCATCCGCAGCTCTTGAGCAAATCAAGGCGTTCGAGAAAAGAGTAGGATGGAAGTTGGATCCGGATCTGCGGGCCTTCTACCTGCACTGTGACGGAGCGGAATTGATCAAGCAGCGGCCAGGGTGCCCGTACCGCGTCCTCCCACTGTCAGAGGTTGTTCGGGCCCGGGTTGCCATCCGTATTACTGCGGCCCCGTCGCCAGCTGCTTCTCAGAGTTCTTGGAGAACGTGCTGCGTACCCAGCGCAACCTCTACTGGCTGGGAGATTGAAGCACCGCCCCCCTGCGTGGGGCTCAATCACATCTACGCGGAGAGCCGATAG
- a CDS encoding Hint domain-containing protein has translation MEFRLKHVVTVVGVLGYSTVASATILEQRCTDDSLDPAQAIQRNEWARKCGLTYNSGGVQAYFDTGMPAQNGGSLYEYSETTAGPASRMFSGDFQYNEINATYLNTIYLSSPITSSKDAQGFYKWTGLSTRVRPLPLYPTFSDNRDINSGTPLRPHPTLADCNLYKNGVAAPAFYVNGYCRASCYSPEQEVLFSDGPQAIVEARKAMREDLVTLTEDSTLDAIQLQTNQTYSFTEELRDTRHTLYEISTESGGHLRVTGAHPIIQGEGRLVQAQALKVGDELVKVDGARDRITDIRQTSYFGKVYNVRPVTAQPVTNILVAQGFLVGSSTFQNDDIGYINRVILFSATIPAEVIP, from the coding sequence ATGGAATTTCGGCTCAAACACGTCGTGACCGTCGTGGGAGTCCTCGGCTACTCGACCGTGGCAAGCGCCACCATCTTGGAGCAGCGCTGCACCGACGACAGCCTCGATCCCGCGCAGGCCATCCAGCGCAACGAGTGGGCGCGCAAGTGCGGTTTGACCTACAACTCCGGAGGGGTCCAGGCTTACTTCGACACCGGTATGCCCGCTCAAAACGGTGGCAGCCTGTATGAGTACTCGGAGACGACCGCAGGGCCTGCGAGCCGCATGTTTTCGGGAGACTTTCAGTACAACGAAATTAACGCTACCTACCTGAATACGATCTACCTGAGCTCCCCCATCACGAGCTCGAAGGATGCGCAGGGCTTCTACAAGTGGACGGGGTTGTCCACCCGGGTCCGGCCGCTCCCGCTCTACCCGACCTTCAGCGACAACAGGGATATCAACTCAGGCACCCCGCTTCGCCCCCACCCCACCCTGGCGGACTGCAACCTCTACAAGAACGGCGTCGCCGCCCCTGCCTTCTATGTGAATGGGTACTGCCGGGCGAGCTGCTATTCGCCGGAGCAGGAGGTGCTGTTCTCGGACGGCCCCCAGGCCATCGTCGAGGCGCGCAAGGCGATGCGCGAGGATCTGGTCACCCTGACCGAAGACTCCACGCTGGACGCCATCCAGCTGCAGACCAACCAGACCTACAGCTTCACCGAAGAGCTCCGCGACACCCGGCACACCCTCTATGAGATCTCCACCGAGTCGGGTGGACATCTGCGTGTCACCGGGGCGCACCCCATCATCCAGGGCGAGGGCCGCCTCGTGCAGGCGCAGGCGCTCAAGGTGGGTGACGAGCTGGTGAAGGTCGACGGCGCGCGCGACCGCATCACCGACATCCGGCAGACCTCTTACTTTGGCAAGGTCTACAACGTGCGCCCCGTGACCGCTCAGCCCGTGACGAACATCCTCGTGGCCCAGGGCTTCCTCGTGGGCTCCTCGACGTTCCAGAACGACGACATCGGCTACATCAACCGCGTCATCCTGTTCAGCGCGACGATCCCGGCCGAAGTCATTCCGTAG
- a CDS encoding LamG-like jellyroll fold domain-containing protein, whose product MTRRWVHLSAALLLLGGCGTEPARSTSGTSEARGTEGRSAALSEVPPPALGSIHPTLAREGTRITLTGTGFGPGSVGQIGQVPCTETAFSFSTTLTCTVPSVTDGTYAVSVINPDGQTSLLADALTFDGTPPVGGGTLQPDAFVKSLTSSPVLRWSAFSDAESGLGHYEYALGTIQGGTDILAWTPFTPGTGPSTVITGLTLSEGTAYFPSIRAYDRAGNVSTLQGSAWTVDTQGPSAPTGLTDGSFSLQLSLSPTASWSASSDSGSGVAFYEMAIGASPGGTDALPWTPVGNVTSAFRSDLKLTVGTTYFTSVRAIDRLGNVGAFASGDGWMTMLVSPSTLVFLPMDNTSSVAGDNSSADFVNFANAGASFRPVLAPAISTVSPKYGAGSGCFKNGYLQTPSSGANIIGYSDFTIEFWVKYSGSLETAFSTVVSGSGWDISLGNTYYNNAADFSYGHQSARWWGGAVGWGVLPKGVWTHLSISRSGTSLYTHLNGVLKETAVIPAGTRLEGEDIVSSLTVGNFAPAYLDDLLITVGAARHSTANFTPTQVTGLPSIYLPMDAPGEGENVSADFRNTVPAGATLSPSGSPVLSSAGCGGCGDFRSGSLATALSPANVLGTRDFTIEFWVNHSSLGVGGSPVLVGGNASGAFWDISLGNTHYNGEANFAFYTTQVSGYRHWGGDIGWGVLPLNTWTHLSLTRLGTTLITHKNGVMVEKKTILATDKMEGPNSTSAFTIGGYPAYLDDLMITVGKARHTAASFPVERAANAPRIVETQPYVFLPLDGANNSAVFPNLAASGVTFSAVSAPVITTSPSRFGGASGKFHGGSLTTATTAANVLGTRDFTIEFWVNFATYGGGGTPVVSGNGWDISLGNSYYNNSADFAYGNQPTRWWGGSIGWGVLPLNSWVHLALSRSQNRLYTHKNGVLVSALEIPADAHMEGGAATSALAIGESAAYLDDVMITVGSAKYSTANFPVAQLAKPFMYLPMDGAHLSAAFPNYGTGPAVSNVASPTLTTATAVHGGASANLTAGSLTTATSSAYRLGTQDFTIEFWVNNSVLGAAGSPVITGNGWDISLGNSRYNTEANFASYATQVSGYRHWGGDIGWGTLPLNTWVHLSLSRSGTRLYTHKNGVLVSAVTIPANTVMEGPNTTSAIAIGAHPAYVDDLLVTIGKVRHTTANFTVYP is encoded by the coding sequence ATGACACGCCGTTGGGTGCACCTGAGCGCTGCCCTGCTCCTCTTGGGCGGGTGCGGCACGGAGCCGGCCCGTTCTACCTCTGGCACGAGTGAGGCACGCGGTACGGAAGGCCGCTCCGCCGCGCTCTCCGAAGTTCCTCCCCCAGCGCTTGGCTCTATCCATCCCACCCTGGCCAGGGAGGGGACGCGGATCACTTTGACGGGCACGGGATTCGGCCCGGGCAGTGTGGGCCAGATTGGCCAGGTGCCTTGCACCGAGACCGCATTCAGCTTCTCCACGACGCTCACCTGCACGGTTCCCTCCGTCACGGATGGAACCTATGCGGTCTCCGTCATCAACCCCGATGGGCAGACCTCGCTCCTGGCCGATGCGCTCACCTTCGACGGCACGCCACCCGTGGGAGGAGGCACGCTGCAGCCCGACGCCTTCGTCAAATCCCTCACAAGCTCGCCTGTCCTGCGTTGGAGTGCCTTCTCCGATGCGGAGAGCGGGCTCGGCCACTACGAGTACGCCTTGGGCACCATCCAGGGGGGAACAGACATCCTGGCGTGGACGCCGTTCACTCCCGGCACGGGCCCGAGTACCGTCATCACGGGGCTCACGCTCTCGGAAGGGACGGCCTACTTTCCGTCGATCCGCGCTTATGATCGCGCTGGCAATGTCTCCACCCTCCAGGGCAGCGCCTGGACCGTCGATACCCAAGGCCCCTCGGCCCCCACGGGGCTCACGGACGGAAGCTTCTCGCTTCAGCTGTCGCTCTCCCCGACGGCGAGCTGGAGCGCCAGCAGTGACTCTGGAAGTGGGGTGGCCTTCTACGAGATGGCGATCGGTGCGAGCCCGGGTGGCACCGATGCCCTGCCCTGGACCCCGGTTGGAAACGTCACCAGCGCGTTCCGCTCGGATCTGAAGCTCACGGTGGGAACCACCTACTTCACGTCGGTGCGCGCGATCGACCGGCTCGGAAACGTGGGGGCCTTCGCGAGTGGGGACGGCTGGATGACCATGCTGGTCAGCCCCTCCACGCTGGTCTTCCTCCCCATGGACAACACCTCTTCCGTTGCCGGGGACAACTCCTCCGCGGACTTCGTGAACTTCGCCAACGCGGGGGCCAGCTTCCGTCCCGTGCTGGCACCGGCCATCTCCACGGTCTCACCGAAGTACGGGGCCGGCAGTGGCTGTTTCAAGAATGGCTATTTGCAGACCCCCAGCAGCGGGGCCAACATCATCGGCTACAGCGACTTCACCATCGAGTTCTGGGTCAAGTACAGCGGCTCCCTCGAAACGGCTTTCTCCACGGTGGTCTCTGGCAGTGGCTGGGACATCTCCCTGGGCAACACGTACTACAACAACGCCGCCGACTTCTCGTATGGCCACCAATCGGCGCGGTGGTGGGGCGGTGCCGTCGGATGGGGGGTGCTGCCCAAGGGAGTCTGGACTCACCTGTCGATTTCCCGGTCCGGCACCAGCCTCTACACGCACCTCAATGGCGTCCTCAAGGAGACGGCCGTCATCCCGGCCGGCACCCGCCTGGAGGGGGAGGACATCGTCTCGAGCCTCACGGTGGGCAACTTCGCCCCGGCGTACCTGGACGATCTGTTGATCACGGTCGGGGCGGCGAGACACTCCACGGCCAACTTCACGCCCACGCAGGTGACGGGCCTGCCGTCCATCTACCTGCCGATGGACGCGCCGGGGGAGGGGGAGAACGTCTCCGCGGACTTCCGGAACACGGTGCCGGCCGGAGCCACCCTGTCGCCCTCGGGTTCACCGGTTCTCTCCAGTGCCGGCTGCGGCGGCTGCGGTGATTTCCGTTCGGGCTCCCTGGCCACGGCCCTCTCCCCGGCGAATGTGCTGGGAACCCGCGACTTCACGATCGAGTTCTGGGTCAACCACAGCTCCCTGGGGGTCGGCGGCTCTCCGGTGCTCGTGGGGGGAAACGCCTCGGGCGCCTTCTGGGACATCTCCCTGGGCAATACGCACTACAACGGGGAGGCGAACTTCGCCTTCTACACCACGCAGGTGAGTGGCTACCGGCACTGGGGTGGGGACATCGGCTGGGGCGTCCTTCCGCTCAATACCTGGACGCACCTGTCCCTCACCCGCCTGGGCACGACGCTGATCACCCACAAGAATGGCGTCATGGTGGAGAAGAAGACGATTCTCGCCACGGACAAAATGGAGGGGCCGAACAGCACGTCTGCCTTCACGATCGGTGGCTACCCGGCCTATCTGGATGATCTGATGATCACCGTGGGGAAGGCCCGGCACACGGCCGCCAGTTTCCCGGTGGAGCGGGCGGCCAACGCGCCTCGCATCGTCGAGACGCAGCCCTACGTCTTCCTTCCTCTGGATGGGGCGAACAACTCGGCGGTCTTCCCGAACCTCGCCGCCTCGGGCGTGACGTTCAGCGCCGTCTCGGCGCCGGTCATCACCACGTCGCCCTCCAGGTTCGGAGGGGCGAGCGGCAAGTTCCATGGCGGTTCCCTGACGACGGCCACCACCGCCGCGAATGTCCTGGGCACCCGTGACTTCACGATCGAGTTCTGGGTGAACTTCGCCACGTACGGAGGCGGTGGCACGCCGGTGGTGTCTGGGAATGGGTGGGACATCTCCCTGGGCAACAGCTATTACAACAACAGCGCGGACTTCGCGTATGGCAACCAGCCGACGCGGTGGTGGGGCGGCAGCATCGGGTGGGGCGTCCTCCCGCTCAATAGCTGGGTTCACCTGGCCCTCTCCCGCTCCCAGAACCGGCTCTACACGCACAAGAACGGTGTGCTCGTCTCGGCCCTCGAGATTCCCGCCGACGCGCACATGGAGGGGGGCGCGGCGACGTCCGCGCTGGCGATCGGTGAGAGCGCCGCATACCTGGACGACGTGATGATCACGGTGGGCAGCGCCAAGTATTCGACCGCCAACTTCCCGGTGGCGCAGTTGGCCAAGCCGTTCATGTACTTGCCGATGGACGGGGCGCACCTCTCGGCGGCATTCCCGAATTACGGAACGGGCCCGGCGGTCTCCAACGTGGCCTCGCCCACCCTCACCACCGCCACGGCGGTGCACGGCGGAGCGAGTGCCAACCTGACGGCCGGCAGTCTCACCACCGCCACGAGCTCGGCGTACCGCCTGGGAACCCAGGACTTCACCATCGAGTTCTGGGTGAACAACAGCGTCCTCGGGGCCGCGGGCTCCCCCGTCATCACGGGCAATGGTTGGGACATCTCCCTCGGCAACAGCCGGTACAACACCGAAGCCAACTTCGCGTCCTACGCCACCCAGGTCAGTGGGTACCGGCACTGGGGGGGAGACATTGGCTGGGGGACGTTGCCCTTGAACACCTGGGTCCATCTGTCCCTGAGCCGCTCGGGCACGCGTTTGTACACGCACAAGAATGGGGTGCTCGTGTCGGCCGTGACGATTCCCGCCAACACTGTCATGGAAGGACCCAACACCACGTCGGCCATCGCGATCGGCGCTCACCCCGCCTATGTGGATGACCTGCTCGTGACGATCGGGAAGGTCCGGCACACGACCGCGAACTTCACGGTCTACCCGTAA
- a CDS encoding M20/M25/M40 family metallo-hydrolase: MRVAVVALLGFVWTCTSTEDEPSDDGSAQLHRYIDEQLFDDLSTFVAARTYRGVDLSEAQVVANLQKLQAELLRQTEQFNETQKVHKLTPFEWKKTINGQEYWLFGVRVGSGPRRVALSSHLDTVSPGNQEGWEPFKLVKEQRTYLGKEQEFYVGRGAIDDKGPALIALNVLKAVARQYDGDSRLDRLTLEVIFDTSEETDMSMHHYLEDKPEENPDLGVIFDAMWCIRAEKGLERPVFTIQRRGSAPEPGPGARVWIESLDTPKGPANQIPDSATAVIRSDSPEALQRFAQQVEALYQGHGFDDPAYRRAPLTVDTSGLADNRLVLKTSVIGAQHGSAPDENRREGTNPLVSLANFLSAMVGSHLERNEISELSRFLTWSWGTQVLGEHHPDLLLRHDEVFKEGKGTTYAVTRFYTQPAGAPGTAARVELDIRYALGHHSVAWDGKTEGLVGGKASPSRFQETFAELLRRFPAEPGYTVAFQTTNFFPPDVRLPESTAFRSVSRAFEQVLGEACPARAIGGGTDAKGNTNLIAAGALFTENMGPPINYHGFNEGAPVEDLRKSADILYRLLTDEVTGTAKSSSTARPLFTPMRVAPDFH; encoded by the coding sequence ATGCGGGTTGCCGTCGTGGCGTTGTTGGGATTTGTGTGGACGTGTACCTCGACGGAGGATGAGCCGTCAGATGATGGGAGCGCACAGCTCCATCGCTACATCGACGAGCAGTTGTTCGATGATCTCTCGACCTTCGTCGCGGCCCGGACCTACCGCGGGGTGGATCTGTCCGAGGCCCAGGTCGTGGCCAACCTCCAGAAGCTCCAGGCGGAGCTGCTGCGCCAGACCGAGCAGTTCAATGAGACGCAGAAGGTCCACAAGCTCACGCCCTTCGAGTGGAAGAAGACGATCAACGGCCAGGAGTACTGGCTGTTTGGCGTCCGCGTGGGCTCGGGGCCGCGCCGGGTCGCGCTGAGCAGCCACCTCGACACGGTGTCTCCCGGGAACCAGGAGGGCTGGGAGCCCTTCAAGCTCGTGAAGGAGCAGCGGACCTATTTGGGCAAGGAGCAGGAGTTCTATGTTGGCCGCGGAGCCATCGACGACAAGGGCCCCGCCCTCATCGCCCTCAACGTCCTGAAGGCCGTGGCCCGGCAGTATGACGGCGATTCCAGGCTGGACCGGCTCACCCTGGAGGTCATCTTCGATACCTCGGAGGAGACCGACATGTCGATGCACCACTACCTGGAAGACAAGCCGGAGGAGAACCCGGACCTGGGGGTCATCTTCGATGCCATGTGGTGCATCCGCGCCGAGAAGGGACTGGAGCGCCCCGTCTTCACCATCCAGCGCCGGGGATCGGCGCCTGAACCCGGGCCCGGGGCCCGGGTGTGGATCGAATCGCTCGATACGCCGAAGGGGCCCGCGAACCAGATTCCCGACTCGGCCACCGCGGTCATCCGCTCGGATTCGCCGGAGGCCCTCCAGCGCTTCGCCCAGCAGGTGGAGGCGCTGTACCAGGGCCACGGGTTCGACGACCCCGCCTATCGCCGGGCCCCGCTGACCGTGGACACGTCGGGACTGGCCGATAACCGCCTCGTCCTCAAGACCTCGGTGATCGGTGCGCAGCACGGCTCGGCACCGGATGAGAACCGGCGGGAGGGGACCAACCCGCTGGTGTCGCTGGCCAACTTCTTGAGCGCGATGGTGGGCAGCCACCTGGAGCGCAACGAGATCAGCGAGCTGAGCCGGTTCCTCACCTGGAGCTGGGGCACCCAGGTTCTCGGTGAGCACCACCCGGATCTGTTGCTGCGCCACGATGAGGTCTTCAAGGAGGGCAAGGGGACGACGTATGCCGTGACCCGCTTCTACACCCAGCCGGCGGGCGCGCCCGGCACTGCCGCGCGGGTGGAGCTCGACATCCGCTATGCCCTCGGCCACCACAGCGTGGCGTGGGACGGGAAGACCGAGGGCCTGGTCGGAGGCAAGGCGTCCCCCAGCCGCTTCCAGGAGACCTTCGCGGAGCTGCTGCGGCGCTTCCCCGCCGAGCCCGGCTACACCGTCGCGTTCCAGACGACCAACTTCTTCCCACCCGACGTCCGGCTTCCGGAGAGCACTGCGTTCCGGAGCGTCAGCCGCGCGTTCGAGCAGGTCTTGGGCGAGGCGTGTCCGGCCAGGGCCATTGGGGGCGGAACGGATGCCAAGGGCAACACGAACCTGATCGCCGCCGGCGCGCTGTTCACCGAGAACATGGGGCCTCCCATCAACTACCACGGCTTCAACGAGGGCGCCCCGGTCGAGGATCTCCGCAAGAGCGCCGACATCCTCTATCGCCTGTTGACGGATGAGGTGACAGGCACCGCGAAGTCCTCGTCCACCGCCCGTCCCCTCTTCACGCCGATGCGTGTCGCGCCGGACTTCCACTAG
- a CDS encoding amidohydrolase family protein, translated as MRPLSLLLPVLVSCASVPPTSAPPALPAPAPAQAVATRTWVQPRAVVIRHATVMPASGPAIEDGAVAFAEGRVLAVGRDAEVQTPPGAEELDGTGLFVTPGIIDAHSHLGVYATPASFANEEGNEATAPVTAEVDAEHGFWPQDPGLRRAAAGGVTSLLVLPGSANLIGGRGFPVKLHFGRTAAEMQFPGAKDALKMACGENPRRVYGEGRKMAPATRMANVAGFRQAFALARDYLQKREDWEKKRAKKPDEAGPPPARDLKLETLAEVLRGNLLVQNHCYRADEMAVMLQVAEEAGFSIRAFHHAVEAYKLRDVLAKKEVAVATWTDWWGFKMEAWDGIPENPGLLWQAGVRTVIHSDSAYGIQRLNQEAGKAMGRARESGIPVTEEEVLRWVTLHPAWVMGVEERTGSLEPGKMADVVLWKGHPLSAYARAQRVWADGVVTYDAAQGVVEASDFEVGERARTSARLVAQPAAVPTRQALGLEAPCDGVKDPACATPLALEEGACTAFQGVAVFTGSEWWTGASVLVEGGKVTRAQKGALGTLPAGCRAVEGRGRLLTPGLMDAFTGLGLVEVPAEWSASDEDFQGEAAAKTPIRAALRASDGINPASELFPVARLGGVTAVGAVPSGGLVPGQSAFVAADGRVLRTPLALHLNLGISGRAALSTSRPGVLEHLRELLSDAREYGRRRADFEQNRMREVAASRLDLEALQPVLNGSVRVVVAAKRAGDLLAALELAREYGLKLVLVGADEAWQVAGALAAAKVPVILQPTQNLPSDFDSLGGRLDQAALLHAAGVKVLFSTLGEPHRVRTLSQEAANAVAWGLPHTEALRAITANVAEAFGVEGGRIAPGAVADLVLWNGDPLESASRPLGMWLAGRQVPLVSRQQALFEKHRAPVKAVP; from the coding sequence ATGCGCCCTCTCTCTCTGTTGCTGCCCGTGTTGGTCTCGTGTGCCTCCGTTCCTCCCACATCGGCGCCCCCGGCGCTCCCCGCCCCGGCGCCGGCGCAGGCCGTGGCCACCCGGACGTGGGTCCAGCCGCGCGCCGTGGTCATCCGCCATGCCACGGTGATGCCCGCCTCGGGCCCGGCCATCGAGGATGGCGCGGTGGCCTTCGCCGAGGGCCGGGTGCTGGCGGTGGGGCGCGACGCGGAGGTGCAGACGCCGCCCGGCGCGGAGGAACTGGACGGGACGGGGCTCTTCGTCACCCCGGGCATCATCGATGCGCACAGCCACCTGGGCGTGTACGCCACCCCGGCGAGCTTCGCCAACGAGGAGGGCAACGAGGCCACCGCCCCGGTGACGGCCGAGGTGGATGCCGAGCACGGCTTCTGGCCGCAGGACCCGGGGCTGCGGCGCGCGGCGGCGGGCGGGGTGACGTCGCTGCTCGTGCTGCCGGGCAGCGCCAACCTGATTGGCGGCCGGGGCTTCCCGGTGAAGCTGCACTTTGGCCGCACGGCGGCGGAGATGCAGTTTCCGGGGGCCAAGGACGCGCTGAAGATGGCCTGTGGGGAGAACCCGCGCCGGGTGTACGGCGAGGGCCGCAAGATGGCGCCCGCCACGCGCATGGCCAACGTGGCCGGTTTCCGGCAGGCGTTCGCCCTGGCGCGCGACTACCTCCAGAAGCGCGAGGACTGGGAGAAGAAGCGGGCGAAGAAGCCCGACGAGGCGGGGCCGCCGCCCGCGCGGGACTTGAAGCTGGAGACGCTGGCGGAGGTGCTGCGCGGCAACCTGCTCGTGCAGAACCACTGCTACCGCGCCGATGAGATGGCGGTGATGCTCCAGGTGGCGGAGGAGGCGGGCTTCTCCATCCGCGCCTTCCACCACGCGGTGGAGGCCTACAAGCTCCGGGACGTGCTGGCGAAGAAAGAGGTGGCGGTGGCCACCTGGACGGACTGGTGGGGCTTCAAGATGGAGGCCTGGGACGGCATCCCCGAGAACCCGGGGCTCTTGTGGCAAGCGGGGGTGCGGACCGTCATCCACTCGGACTCGGCCTACGGCATCCAGCGGCTGAACCAGGAGGCGGGCAAGGCGATGGGGCGGGCGCGCGAGTCGGGCATCCCCGTCACCGAGGAGGAGGTGCTGCGCTGGGTGACGCTCCACCCCGCGTGGGTGATGGGGGTGGAGGAGCGCACGGGCTCGCTGGAGCCGGGGAAGATGGCGGATGTGGTGCTGTGGAAGGGCCACCCGCTGAGCGCCTATGCGCGGGCGCAGCGCGTGTGGGCCGATGGCGTCGTCACCTATGACGCCGCCCAGGGCGTGGTGGAGGCGAGCGACTTCGAGGTGGGGGAGCGCGCGCGCACCTCGGCCCGGCTCGTGGCGCAGCCCGCGGCCGTACCCACCCGGCAGGCGCTGGGGCTGGAGGCCCCGTGCGACGGCGTGAAGGACCCGGCCTGCGCCACGCCGCTGGCCCTGGAGGAGGGGGCGTGCACGGCCTTCCAGGGCGTGGCGGTGTTCACCGGCTCCGAGTGGTGGACGGGCGCCTCGGTGCTGGTGGAGGGCGGCAAGGTGACGCGGGCGCAGAAGGGGGCGCTGGGGACACTCCCCGCCGGGTGCCGCGCGGTGGAAGGGCGGGGCCGGTTGCTGACACCGGGCCTGATGGATGCCTTCACGGGGCTGGGGCTGGTGGAGGTGCCCGCGGAGTGGTCGGCCTCGGACGAGGACTTCCAGGGCGAGGCCGCGGCGAAGACGCCCATCCGGGCCGCGCTGAGGGCCTCCGATGGAATCAATCCGGCCTCGGAGCTCTTCCCGGTGGCCCGGCTGGGCGGCGTGACGGCGGTGGGGGCGGTGCCTTCGGGGGGACTGGTGCCCGGCCAGAGCGCCTTCGTGGCGGCGGATGGCCGCGTGCTCCGGACGCCGCTGGCGCTCCACCTCAACCTGGGCATCTCCGGCCGGGCGGCGCTGTCCACCTCGCGCCCTGGCGTGCTCGAACACCTGCGGGAGCTGCTCTCGGACGCGCGGGAGTACGGCCGGCGCCGGGCGGACTTCGAGCAGAACCGCATGCGGGAGGTGGCCGCGAGCCGGTTGGATCTGGAGGCGCTCCAGCCGGTGCTGAACGGCTCGGTGCGGGTGGTGGTGGCGGCGAAGCGGGCAGGGGACCTGCTCGCGGCGCTGGAGCTGGCGCGCGAGTACGGGCTCAAGCTCGTGCTCGTGGGCGCGGACGAGGCCTGGCAGGTGGCGGGGGCCCTGGCGGCGGCGAAGGTGCCCGTCATTCTCCAGCCCACGCAGAACCTGCCCAGCGACTTCGACAGCCTGGGCGGGCGGCTGGACCAGGCGGCCCTGCTGCACGCCGCGGGGGTGAAGGTGCTCTTCTCCACGCTGGGAGAGCCGCACCGGGTGCGCACGCTGTCCCAGGAGGCGGCGAACGCGGTGGCCTGGGGCCTGCCCCATACCGAAGCCCTGCGGGCGATAACCGCCAACGTGGCGGAGGCCTTCGGGGTGGAGGGCGGACGCATCGCCCCAGGCGCGGTGGCGGACCTGGTGCTGTGGAACGGGGATCCGCTGGAGAGCGCCAGCCGCCCGCTGGGCATGTGGCTCGCGGGCCGGCAGGTGCCGCTCGTCAGCCGGCAGCAGGCGCTCTTCGAGAAGCACCGCGCGCCCGTAAAGGCAGTCCCATGA
- a CDS encoding class I SAM-dependent methyltransferase — translation MSGNDVRGRAPLSLVSQEPDLLFYMRQAGERGGPVLVLGTANGRVPWSLAGHGFQVVGVDASEAMIRSAEERRTAESPEVSARVRFVVSDVRALRLEERFALVLAPQHAMGLMPNRDDLEAFLATVRHHLAPDGTFIYDVLNPPREAILPRDDTPTAPLEPRRSLFALHLSERKPPGGPAPIRRLRLRHFSPEELETALSACGLTLRERYGRFDGKPFDLEDSRQIGVVGL, via the coding sequence ATGAGCGGGAATGATGTCCGCGGCCGTGCGCCCCTGTCCCTGGTGAGCCAGGAGCCGGATCTCCTTTTCTACATGCGCCAGGCGGGTGAGCGGGGCGGGCCGGTGCTCGTGCTGGGCACGGCCAACGGCCGGGTGCCCTGGTCCCTGGCGGGCCATGGGTTCCAGGTGGTGGGCGTGGACGCCTCCGAGGCGATGATTCGCTCCGCCGAGGAGCGCCGCACCGCGGAGTCCCCCGAGGTCTCCGCCCGGGTGCGTTTCGTCGTCTCCGACGTGCGGGCCCTGCGCCTGGAGGAGCGCTTCGCGCTGGTGCTCGCCCCCCAGCACGCCATGGGGCTCATGCCGAACCGGGACGACCTGGAGGCCTTCCTGGCCACGGTGCGCCACCACCTCGCGCCGGACGGAACGTTCATCTACGACGTGCTCAACCCGCCCCGCGAGGCCATCCTGCCCCGGGACGACACCCCCACGGCCCCGCTGGAGCCCCGCCGCTCGCTGTTCGCCCTGCACCTGAGCGAGCGCAAGCCCCCCGGGGGGCCGGCGCCCATCCGCCGGTTGCGGCTGCGCCACTTCTCCCCGGAAGAGCTGGAAACGGCGCTCAGTGCCTGCGGGCTCACGCTGCGCGAGCGCTACGGGCGCTTCGACGGCAAGCCGTTCGACCTGGAGGACTCCCGCCAGATTGGCGTCGTGGGGCTGTAG